CATGGAATCAAGTTAAACATTAGATATCCCCCTGTAGAAAACCACTAGATTACAGCCAAAAACTGCATCTACTGTCCCAATTGAAGCATATaccttcttctctctctctctctctctctctctctctctctctcttttccctcttttttttttctgataggtaTCTTTATCAAATAACTCCCTTGCtaaagattttgattttttctgatACTCAAGGGAACCAGAAATTGATGATCTCTCTTCCCTTTATGTTTATAAAGtgtttctctttcattttctactCCAAACAAGAGGGTTTGGACCCCAAATTCAGATGAACTCTCCTCATCCAAGTCTTTCTTCATTTCTATGTAAATTTAACCCCATGATTTTGTTCCTTAAAGCCAAGTTCATCTGTAAGTCAAAAACTCCATTACAGTATCAAGTTACAAAGATAACGATTTGCACCATTACATGATGCCTTATAAATCCATTGGCTACAATTGTTACTTTCTTTGTACGAGAAATGGGGAATCTACAAGCCATCTCTTCCTCCCTTGCTCCTTTGCGTTGGAAATTTGGTGTAGGTTATTCTTTAAAGCAGATATTGCATGAACTCTTCTGAGAGGGATTgcagatattttttttttttgattggaaggGATTGCAGATATGATAGTTATCTATTTCCTAGGGTTGGGTAAAAGCCTTAAAGGAGTTGCCGTGTAGAAAGGGGTTGTCCTTGctattatatagattatatatgGCTTAAAAGAAACACCAAGATTTTTTAGAACAAGTGCAGATCAATGGAAGAAAGTTGGGAGAGACCATGTTATCTCACAACTCTAGGATGTGCAGCATCAAAAAGTTCTTAGGAGTTCTTGTTATTGGTTATCTTAGCCTTTTCCCCATTTGCTTCTTGTACTGCTTCCTGTACGTTCAACTGAAAGGTCTCTCATctatttttgtaaatgttctctccttttctttcctctctGTTAGTGCGTGTTCtcataaataaatggaaaaaatatttcTCCTACAATTCATTAGACATGTTTCAAGAGATTTTGGCTTCAAGTGTTGTAGTTTTGTGATGTAGCACAAAAATAAGCATCTAAACATCTATTATATAAAACGTTACAGTTTGAATATACAGAGATCCAATAAAAAATCTCAAGTTAGCTACTATTAGCTATAACATGCAAGACCTAGATATTGAGAGAATAGATCAACTTCAAGGAACATAGTCTGACAAACAAGTCATCCTTGCAACAGAATTAACTCCAAAagcataaaaacataattttctatCAAAGAACTCTAGCCGCCCAAGAAATGGAACCCTGTACATGGAAAGCCACAAATATTCAACTTAACATTCTGTCATACCAAAGGGGCCATAGTTCAAACAAGAAATTCTACTCATGAGAAGTGCCATCAATTTTGCATCAGGTCATAATTCCAATTAATCATAATAAGATCCATCAGTCCTATACTTTTTTGGAACACTTGCCAAAACTACTTCATAGACCATTTTCCTGACCAGATCTACAGACAGGAACTTCCCTTTTAAGCGTCCCAAAACATCTCAAAACTTCTAAGCAACCACAAACTACTTTCCCATAAAATTTCCCTCAGAAAATTCATGAAAGAGAAAGGATATTCCCAAAAGTAAGTGTAAATTACTCATTCCTACACTCCCATTCTAGGATCTCATTATCAGACCAAAAACTCCAAAAAGATATTAACAGCTAACAAAGATTTGCAGCTGGCATATAAAGCCTGAAATAAATTTTGAACTTCACTCAATTTCCATGAAAATGCTGACTACACCTACAACATGGATGAGGAAGCAACATGTAACTATGACATCTTTGATGCAAACATTTCAAAACACACAGCCAGCTTATTACAAAATTAACCACATTTATAGCAGAAATCAATATTTCCCTAAAGATAGACTCACCATTCAGAGAAAACCAGCACTGGCAAAAGGAATTACCTAGATGAAGATGCAATTCTCATTGCTGCTTTCCAGGCCACTGCTCTGCTTGATTAGTTTGTTGTTGCTGCTTCCTTATTTGCTCAAGGAGGTCAGCAGCAAACTGTATGGTTGACTGATACCGCTGGCTCTTATCCGCATCATCATCTGATAACCACTGACCAGCTCCATTGATCATGGATTGGAGCTGCTGCACTTGATTGGGCAAGGCTGGATTCACTCTGTTTGAAGCACCATCAACCTGACTTGAGAAGGTAGTAGGACCATCAGCCCGGCCCATCCCATAGGCATTCTGACTATTCTGATGAATTTCTAGCTGATACTGCTGGTTGACCTGTGGGGAGACAGCAAACTGTCCACTTTGTGAAGGGACAGGCAAGTTGGTCAATGGCCTAGAAGAAATTGTACCCAACTGAGGGAGGTTGAAAGTATTATCTTGAATCTGGCCATCAGGGACTGCTAGTGCAGTGTGGCCAGGTGTCTGTGTCACAGTTGGGTAGTTCTGGAACTGAGGAAGAGGTTGGGCCTGGGGATGAAACTGATTCCCAGACTGTTGAGAGGGAGGTGTTTGATGATCTTGATTCCGCCCCTGGGACAGAGTCCCTCTATCAGGGGCAACAGAGGGAGGAAGTGAAGGTCTTGCAATAGAGGAGCCTAATGATTGCGGAGCACTTACTGAAGCAGAAGACTGCATACCGCCAGGTAATAATGAAGCCAGATGGGCGATTAGTTCAGGTGTCAAAGTAAGCCCAGCTTGAGACACTACTGCTGTATTAGACGATGCACGATCTTGAGAAATTGACTGAGTTGCAAGGGACTCGCTGGTGGAAGGCAAACGCAGCTTTGGAGAAAGTGAGGAGTCCTCATGTAAAATGCTACTATTATGATCCATATGCAGAACCCGTTCTTTCTGAGGGATCAGACTGTACTCAACATGTGGAGGAATCTGCTGTCTATCACTGTATTGAGATGAAGGAACAGGCCTATGTGATTGTTGCTGCATGGATGCAGCACTAGGCACTTGTTGGGCTAATTTAAGAACCACACCATACAGGCGTTCAGGGCCAGAAACTTTCAAAACTTTTGAAAGGAAATCAGATGGAGGCACCAAAAATAAGGTGGTCCCATCATCAAGTTTAGCAACACCAGCACGATCCTTTGAACCCAGATAGCAAAGAAATTCCGTATATGAAGCAAAGTCATCTTCACTGTCAGGCAGGAAGAAAACCACTTCAAATCCAACTGCCTCAGCATAGTGCTTAGTAAGCAAATCCAGGCCAGTTCTAGCTGAGCAATTGACAATCTCAGGACTGCAGAACAGAAAATATAAAAGCAATTAATGGGAAATAATTTGACAAATACATAGGTCATATTTACAAAATCACAATGGAAAAAATGTTGCAATCAGCAGAAGAATAGATACCACAATTAGAAACagacaaacaaataaaatcagTACCCATTCAacacataaaaatcaaaatgggAAAGATATAAGGAATATTCAAAACCATTGTACAAggcaaaatttaggaaatgaaTTCTGGAATTCATAAACTACTCAAAAAGGAGTTGCAATGGGAAAGACATGCACTGTAAAAAAAACATGTACCCATGCTTGGAACTTTTATCTATAAATAAGAAATTCCTAACATGATTAATAAACTATGCCTATTCATTGAATATAAGTACATATTATAATACCAGATCATTTGGATCAGgaaaaaatacaatgaaattCTTGAAATATAACCAATGAATtggaaaattcttaaaaaattaatgatttatttgCAACATTAATTATACTTATTTGCATCTACATGTATACCTTATGTGTACATGAGCATTATGTCACCTTTTAACACTTTTTGATACTAACctttatgaatgaaattttttatttatgataagCCATAgtttagaaaataagaaaacaaataatctgTAAATTTGTGGTTTGGATCCAGCACCACAATATCCCTAAGGCAAAAAATCATGACATGCAAGGATTCAACCAAACTGCATGCATCCTATGCTCTTATTACACAGAAAGGATGCGAAAAAGACAACACAgaagaaatggaaaagaaaaaaccagaTGACTAGAAAAATACACTTACAGTTTTGACGACAATCCTTTCTCAATAGCAACACATCGTGCATGACACACAGTAGCTCCACCCTTAGCTATAATGCCACGCCATATGTAATCTGTACCAGAATGGCTCTGAGCAGCTACAGCATTTGTAAGCCTTGGATCAACCAGACCAGATCGATTTTTCCCCTGGATATTGGAAAATGAACTAGAAGCACTTCCATCATGCTGACCATATAAATCATCCAAGCCAAGCCCTAGATCATCACTCTTCCTCAGCGGGAAGGAAGGATTACTGATTGATACAGCACCATCCACCCTTGATCGCTTAGAGTCCCTCTGAAATTGATTTGCATCTGATACATCCCAGGCAGCAGACACAGGTCTGACAGATGGCCTAATGCTTGGTACAGGAGAAGGGAGCATCCCAAGTGTAGAAGGTGATGGCCTTCTCCAATTTGGACCCATCAGATTATTGGGACTAGTATCCTGAAAATTACGAAGTGCAGCCAACTCATTGAGTCCTGGGCCTGATCGTGGAGGTTCATGAGAACCAACAGTCCTCATCACATTTGATGCAAGAATACCACTAGGCGGCGATGGTCCAGGAAAGTTATTTGAAACCATTGGACCATTAGGACTAAATACATCTACATGTCGAAAAGGAAGTTCATTAACAAATGTATCTGGTCTTGATTCTGGAATTCCTGGATTATACTCTTTTCCAGGTACAACCCCACTACTAGAATACATTATAGATATCCTTGGATCATTGAAAAGGCGGCCCTGCAGGCCCTCTTTAGCCCGCCTTGCTTCATCTATGCTTCTAAATTCCACAAACGAATAATGCCTTGATGGAAaactttttattctttcaatttCTCCAAAAAGGATCATTGCATTATAAAGCATTTGTTCCTCAAGCTGAATGGAAGGAGGATAGCCCACCCACAGCACATTACTGGGTTGTCCTTCACCTTTGCGGATCACAGAAGATTGAGATGACTGTGGCAGacataataaaaagaatatagAATATAGATTAAACTCTGCTATAGAAATTTcaaccaaaaaatataaaaaaaaaaaatttgatagattaaaagatttttattttttttgtgacaccttgtttttttttttttgataagtaagcaaaTATTAgattaaaaaggcaaaaagccACACAGCATACAGGACGTATACAAAGCAGCCAAACCCAAAAACCAGAAGAAGCCCACAACCACACCTACCCTCAAGTGGACGCTAGCCACTCTAGAAAACCTAAgagtgaagaggactcctctctaatatacaccctagcccaactccacagattacatacaaaagaatttttgagtttctgtatagATAAGAatccccccctaaaagctaatctattcctttccttccaaaccgtccaaaaaatacacaacgggatggaaATCCaagtctttttcctttttttccccacaaaagaacccctccAACTTAAAAGCATATCTTTAATCGTTTCTGGAAACACCCACTGAATGCCAAACAAGACTAGGACAATCTCCCAAAGAACCCgaaccactgtacaatgtagaagaatgtgatttacagtttcttcttcacaccCACACAAAAAACATCGGTTAGGGAACTGTCACCCCCTTTTTTGAAGCCTATCTAGGGTTAGAACCTTCCCCCAcgtggcctcccaagcaaaaaacacaactttagttgggaccttgtccacccaaatgcaCTTTTTCGGAAATACAATATCATTTGAATCAACAAGCAGATTGTAAGCCTCCTTAACCCTAAAAATGCCACTTCCCCCACCTTTCCAGAAAACCGAATCCTCCTCTGAAGAAATTTTGTAGTCCCTTAGCATAGACAGCAAATTACCTACCaaatccacctcccaatcattaaagtctctAGAGAAACTGATGTTCCAACTTCCTTGGCCAAAACTAGGGTCCCAGACTTCGTTAACCGTTGCATTCCTATGAGCTGCCAATTCGAATAAAAGGGGGAAAATTTGAGACAGCGCTGCATTGCCGCACCAATGGTCAGTCCAGAACCTAACTTTGGTCCCTTTACCCACCTTGAACTctatgttatcccaacaccaatcagcctccttcagaatctccttccaaacgTCCCACGAGCCTCATTAGTCCTCCAACCAAGGCCCTCTTGACCAAACTTCTCCATaatcaccttcttccaaagCTTATCCTTTTCAAAGGCAAACCTCCATAACCATTTTCCCAGCAAAACCTTATTCAAAAGGGCAATCCTCCTAATGCCAAGACCCCCCTTCTCCTTTTGAgcacacaccacctcccaattaattaagtgaactttcctttccaagcttccccctccccaaaggaagTCTCTTTGTAGCTTTTCGAGCCTTCCTGCCACCATCTTGGGCATTCGAAAGAGGGACAATTGGTAAATCAGTATGCTGGCCAGCGTGCTCTTAATGAGGGTAACCCTCCcgcctttggaaatatattgccttttccacaAGGCTAATCTTCTCCTCATTTTCTCCTCCATCCCATCCCACATCGAGGAAGCCTTGTGGGAAGC
This region of Vitis vinifera cultivar Pinot Noir 40024 chromosome 5, ASM3070453v1 genomic DNA includes:
- the LOC100250802 gene encoding flowering time control protein FPA, which produces MAPLIRRDAENSEVHPFSLWVGNVGNSVTESDLLAVFSRFGALDCFISYSSRSFAFVYFRRGEDARAAREALQGMVVLGTPMKIEFARPAKPCKSLWVGGFSPSTTKGELENEFLKFGKIEDFKFFWDRNSALVEYVKLEDASQALKGLNGKQIGGAMIRVDFLRLQTSRREQGPEFLDTRDGQFSSRTTGHLNSAWMPQDSIINYSEPYSGSKRQHSSQSSVIRKGEGQPSNVLWVGYPPSIQLEEQMLYNAMILFGEIERIKSFPSRHYSFVEFRSIDEARRAKEGLQGRLFNDPRISIMYSSSGVVPGKEYNPGIPESRPDTFVNELPFRHVDVFSPNGPMVSNNFPGPSPPSGILASNVMRTVGSHEPPRSGPGLNELAALRNFQDTSPNNLMGPNWRRPSPSTLGMLPSPVPSIRPSVRPVSAAWDVSDANQFQRDSKRSRVDGAVSISNPSFPLRKSDDLGLGLDDLYGQHDGSASSSFSNIQGKNRSGLVDPRLTNAVAAQSHSGTDYIWRGIIAKGGATVCHARCVAIEKGLSSKLPEIVNCSARTGLDLLTKHYAEAVGFEVVFFLPDSEDDFASYTEFLCYLGSKDRAGVAKLDDGTTLFLVPPSDFLSKVLKVSGPERLYGVVLKLAQQVPSAASMQQQSHRPVPSSQYSDRQQIPPHVEYSLIPQKERVLHMDHNSSILHEDSSLSPKLRLPSTSESLATQSISQDRASSNTAVVSQAGLTLTPELIAHLASLLPGGMQSSASVSAPQSLGSSIARPSLPPSVAPDRGTLSQGRNQDHQTPPSQQSGNQFHPQAQPLPQFQNYPTVTQTPGHTALAVPDGQIQDNTFNLPQLGTISSRPLTNLPVPSQSGQFAVSPQVNQQYQLEIHQNSQNAYGMGRADGPTTFSSQVDGASNRVNPALPNQVQQLQSMINGAGQWLSDDDADKSQRYQSTIQFAADLLEQIRKQQQQTNQAEQWPGKQQ